From a region of the Podarcis muralis chromosome 16, rPodMur119.hap1.1, whole genome shotgun sequence genome:
- the LOC114586129 gene encoding acyl-CoA dehydrogenase family member 11-like isoform X1: MQISAMPLGQLTSWPAEELSLSKLVYARRIAPLSASAFTELYNRVVGRGRWLKVKQTRPLGSFFGRFWFAFGLLACLFIYFGKLAMWTHCKPKLSNCEVWLESLGQAGNQKCKAWGKRPIAFSKGWNQQAEPMDQQCSSQHPRELFARKEIGVFCQEQPRIGNPYLEDAFLQDYLKSQLPTEVFADVSLDLEQFGARVKDEIDLLGRECELNPPQLKQFDAWGRRVDEIITCPAWKRMKEISAEEGLIAEAYERRYSNWSRVHQIAKLYLFAPSSGFFSCPLAMTDGAAKVIESLGIPKPLKEVFIHLTSRDPAKFWTSGQWMTERRGGSDVARGTETVALELPDGSYSLHGLKWFTSATDSDITLTLARSMTADGQIQQGSKGLSLFYLKMRDEEGKLNGIEIQRLKDKLGTRQLPTAELLLNGAKSLKISAEGRGVASIVNMLTITRIHNVIGAVASMRRVITLARDYATKREAFGKPLKAHPLHMQTLARMEVQARGAFLLMMEIGKLLGLEETKKDTEQDQHMLRLLTPVAKLYTGKQAVAVTSEGLECFGGQGYMEDTGLAGILRDAQVKVLQFKNVLSASVSPGLRMHQLLIENVLERAASNCAPTACNWIYAPNARDFNLTVLTIWEGTTNILSLDVLRSLVKSQGKVLDAFFSTAQARLKVALSVSELEISVQIVQNALHKLKQFTQKITLKGEAGMQLSARDFAYALARIYGGVLLLEYAARPNASATDIYTAQRWCHQDMCPVDSEDKAGSYSTGAASLDTSLVYDKHPVLKGRL; encoded by the exons atgcaaATCTCAGCCATGCCTCTGGGGCAATTGACCTCCTGGCCCGCAGAGGAGCTGTCTCTTTCTAAACTTGTTTATGCACGCAGGATCGCCCCCCTTTCGGCTTCCGCCTTTACTGAACTTTATAATCGTGTTGTTGGAAGGGGGAGGTGGCTCAAGGTGAAACAAACGCGCCCGCTAGGTTCTTTCTTCGGCCGCTTTTGGTTTGCTTTTGGGCTTttggcttgtttgtttatttattttggaaagttggccATGTGGACGCATTGCAAGCCGAAGCTGTCAAACTGCGAAGTTTGGTTGGAAAGCTTAGGGCAAGCAGGGAATCAAAAGTGCAAAGCTTGGGGCAAAAGGCCAATCGCGTTTTCCAAAGGCTGGAATCAGCAAGCGGAGCCCATGGATCAACAATGCTCCTCACAACACCCAAGGGAGCTTTTTGCCAGGAAAGAAATTGGGGTCTTTTGTCAAGAGCAGCCTAGGATTGGAAATCCATATCTGGAAGATGCTTTTCTTCAGGATTACTTGAAATCACAGCTACCAACTGAG GTGTTTGCTGACGTAAGTTTGGACCTTGAACAGTTTGGGGCTCGAGTGAAGGATGAAATTGATCTCCTGGGACGCGAGTGTGAGTTAAACCCTCCACAACTTAAGCAGTTCGATGCCTGGGGGCGGCGTGTGGATGAAATTATCACCTGCCCAGCCTGGAAGAGGATGAAGGAGATCTCGGCTGAGGAGGGGCTGATTGCTGAGGCTTATGAGAGGAGATACTCTAACTGGAG CCGCGTTCATCAGATTGCCAAACTGTACCTTTTTGCAccttcttctggttttttttcaTGTCCTCTGGCCATGACTGATGGAGCAGCAAAAGTAATAGAG TCCTTAGGTATCCCCAAACCCCTCAAAGAAGTTTTTATCCACTTGACATCACGTGACCCTGCCAAATTCTGGACTTCTGGCCAGTGGATGACTGAACGCAGAGGGGGCTCTGATGTTG CTCGTGGCACAGAAACAGTAGCCCTGGAACTCCCTGATGGCAGCTACAGTCTCCATGGCTTGAAATGGTTTACTTCGGCCACCGATTCAGATATAACTTTGACACTGGCAAGGAGCATGACTGCTGATGGACAAATACAGCAG GGCTCCAAAGGTCTGTCTCTGTTCTACCTGAAGATGCGCGATGAGGAAGGGAAGCTGAATGGGATTGAGATACAACGGCTGAAAGACAAGCTGGGCACAAGGCAACTGCCGACTGCAGAGCTCCTCCTAAATGGAGCCAAGTCACTCAAG ATCTCTGCAGAGGGCCGGGGTGTGGCTTCCATTGTAAACATGCTGACCATCACTAGGATCCACAATGTCATTGGTGCAGTTGCGTCCATGAGAAG AGTGATCACCCTGGCAAGAGATTATGCCACCAAGAGGGAAGCCTTTGGAAAACCCCTGAAGGCTCACCCTTTGCACATGCAGACTTTGGCTCGAATGGAG GTGCAAGCTCGAGGAGCATTCCTGCTGATGATGGAGATAGGGAAATTGCTTGGACTGGAAGAAACCAAGAAGGACACTGAACAAGACCAGCACATGCTTAGGCTGCTGACGCCTGTTGCCAAACTTTACACTGGGAAACAA GCTGTTGCGGTTACCTCAGAAGGGCTGGAGTGTTTTGGAGGGCAGGGCTACATGGAAGATACAGGCCTGGCAGGAATTTTACGGGATGCCCAG GTAAAAGTTCTGCAGTTCAAAAATGTACTCTCTGCATCTGTTTCTCCAGGATTAAGAATGCACCAGCTGTTGATAGAGAATGTCTTAGAAAGAGCAGCTTCAAACTGTGCCCCTACAGCTTGTAACTGGATTTACGCGCCAAATGCCAGGGACTTCAATTTAACG GTGCTAACTATCTGGGAAGGAACAACCAATATCCTCTCTCTGGATGTTCTGCGCTCCCTAGTCAAGAGCCAAGGAAAAGTGCTGGATGCATTTTTCTCTACTGCCCAG GCCAGGTTGAAGGTGGCGCTTAGCGTCTCTGAACTGGAAATTTCTGTGCAAATAGTTCAAAATGCTCTCCACAAACTCAAACAGTTCACTCAGAAAATAACCTTAAAGGGGGAAGCCGGGATGCAGCTGTCTGCAAGAGACTTTGCCTATGCTCTGGCACGGATCTATGGAG GAGTTCTCCTGCTGGAATATGCTGCCAGGCCGAATGCTTCAGCCACAGACATCTATACTGCTCAGAG ATGGTGTCACCAAGACATGTGTCCTGTGGACAGTGAAGACAAAGCTGGGTCTTATAGCACTGGAGCAGCTTCTCTGGATACTTCCTTGGTTTATGACAAACACCCAGTTCTGAAAGGAAGACTGTAA
- the LOC114586129 gene encoding acyl-CoA dehydrogenase family member 11-like isoform X2 produces the protein MQISAMPLGQLTSWPAEELSLSKLVYARRIAPLSASAFTELYNRVVGRGRWLKVKQTRPLGSFFGRFWFAFGLLACLFIYFGKLAMWTHCKPKLSNCEVWLESLGQAGNQKCKAWGKRPIAFSKGWNQQAEPMDQQCSSQHPRELFARKEIGVFCQEQPRIGNPYLEDAFLQDYLKSQLPTEVFADVSLDLEQFGARVKDEIDLLGRECELNPPQLKQFDAWGRRVDEIITCPAWKRMKEISAEEGLIAEAYERRYSNWSRVHQIAKLYLFAPSSGFFSCPLAMTDGAAKVIESLGIPKPLKEVFIHLTSRDPAKFWTSGQWMTERRGGSDVARGTETVALELPDGSYSLHGLKWFTSATDSDITLTLARSMTADGQIQQGSKGLSLFYLKMRDEEGKLNGIEIQRLKDKLGTRQLPTAELLLNGAKSLKISAEGRGVASIVNMLTITRIHNVIGAVASMRRVITLARDYATKREAFGKPLKAHPLHMQTLARMEVQARGAFLLMMEIGKLLGLEETKKDTEQDQHMLRLLTPVAKLYTGKQAVAVTSEGLECFGGQGYMEDTGLAGILRDAQVLTIWEGTTNILSLDVLRSLVKSQGKVLDAFFSTAQARLKVALSVSELEISVQIVQNALHKLKQFTQKITLKGEAGMQLSARDFAYALARIYGGVLLLEYAARPNASATDIYTAQRWCHQDMCPVDSEDKAGSYSTGAASLDTSLVYDKHPVLKGRL, from the exons atgcaaATCTCAGCCATGCCTCTGGGGCAATTGACCTCCTGGCCCGCAGAGGAGCTGTCTCTTTCTAAACTTGTTTATGCACGCAGGATCGCCCCCCTTTCGGCTTCCGCCTTTACTGAACTTTATAATCGTGTTGTTGGAAGGGGGAGGTGGCTCAAGGTGAAACAAACGCGCCCGCTAGGTTCTTTCTTCGGCCGCTTTTGGTTTGCTTTTGGGCTTttggcttgtttgtttatttattttggaaagttggccATGTGGACGCATTGCAAGCCGAAGCTGTCAAACTGCGAAGTTTGGTTGGAAAGCTTAGGGCAAGCAGGGAATCAAAAGTGCAAAGCTTGGGGCAAAAGGCCAATCGCGTTTTCCAAAGGCTGGAATCAGCAAGCGGAGCCCATGGATCAACAATGCTCCTCACAACACCCAAGGGAGCTTTTTGCCAGGAAAGAAATTGGGGTCTTTTGTCAAGAGCAGCCTAGGATTGGAAATCCATATCTGGAAGATGCTTTTCTTCAGGATTACTTGAAATCACAGCTACCAACTGAG GTGTTTGCTGACGTAAGTTTGGACCTTGAACAGTTTGGGGCTCGAGTGAAGGATGAAATTGATCTCCTGGGACGCGAGTGTGAGTTAAACCCTCCACAACTTAAGCAGTTCGATGCCTGGGGGCGGCGTGTGGATGAAATTATCACCTGCCCAGCCTGGAAGAGGATGAAGGAGATCTCGGCTGAGGAGGGGCTGATTGCTGAGGCTTATGAGAGGAGATACTCTAACTGGAG CCGCGTTCATCAGATTGCCAAACTGTACCTTTTTGCAccttcttctggttttttttcaTGTCCTCTGGCCATGACTGATGGAGCAGCAAAAGTAATAGAG TCCTTAGGTATCCCCAAACCCCTCAAAGAAGTTTTTATCCACTTGACATCACGTGACCCTGCCAAATTCTGGACTTCTGGCCAGTGGATGACTGAACGCAGAGGGGGCTCTGATGTTG CTCGTGGCACAGAAACAGTAGCCCTGGAACTCCCTGATGGCAGCTACAGTCTCCATGGCTTGAAATGGTTTACTTCGGCCACCGATTCAGATATAACTTTGACACTGGCAAGGAGCATGACTGCTGATGGACAAATACAGCAG GGCTCCAAAGGTCTGTCTCTGTTCTACCTGAAGATGCGCGATGAGGAAGGGAAGCTGAATGGGATTGAGATACAACGGCTGAAAGACAAGCTGGGCACAAGGCAACTGCCGACTGCAGAGCTCCTCCTAAATGGAGCCAAGTCACTCAAG ATCTCTGCAGAGGGCCGGGGTGTGGCTTCCATTGTAAACATGCTGACCATCACTAGGATCCACAATGTCATTGGTGCAGTTGCGTCCATGAGAAG AGTGATCACCCTGGCAAGAGATTATGCCACCAAGAGGGAAGCCTTTGGAAAACCCCTGAAGGCTCACCCTTTGCACATGCAGACTTTGGCTCGAATGGAG GTGCAAGCTCGAGGAGCATTCCTGCTGATGATGGAGATAGGGAAATTGCTTGGACTGGAAGAAACCAAGAAGGACACTGAACAAGACCAGCACATGCTTAGGCTGCTGACGCCTGTTGCCAAACTTTACACTGGGAAACAA GCTGTTGCGGTTACCTCAGAAGGGCTGGAGTGTTTTGGAGGGCAGGGCTACATGGAAGATACAGGCCTGGCAGGAATTTTACGGGATGCCCAG GTGCTAACTATCTGGGAAGGAACAACCAATATCCTCTCTCTGGATGTTCTGCGCTCCCTAGTCAAGAGCCAAGGAAAAGTGCTGGATGCATTTTTCTCTACTGCCCAG GCCAGGTTGAAGGTGGCGCTTAGCGTCTCTGAACTGGAAATTTCTGTGCAAATAGTTCAAAATGCTCTCCACAAACTCAAACAGTTCACTCAGAAAATAACCTTAAAGGGGGAAGCCGGGATGCAGCTGTCTGCAAGAGACTTTGCCTATGCTCTGGCACGGATCTATGGAG GAGTTCTCCTGCTGGAATATGCTGCCAGGCCGAATGCTTCAGCCACAGACATCTATACTGCTCAGAG ATGGTGTCACCAAGACATGTGTCCTGTGGACAGTGAAGACAAAGCTGGGTCTTATAGCACTGGAGCAGCTTCTCTGGATACTTCCTTGGTTTATGACAAACACCCAGTTCTGAAAGGAAGACTGTAA